From a region of the Panicum virgatum strain AP13 chromosome 2K, P.virgatum_v5, whole genome shotgun sequence genome:
- the LOC120664885 gene encoding bisdemethoxycurcumin synthase-like isoform X1 — MATTLATLREIRRAQRADGPAAMLAIGTANPTNCVLQEEFPDYYFRVTNKEHLTDLKETFKKLCRITGLEKRFFHHTEAVLNAHPGLLDGTSSALDARLDIVAKAAPELAASAAAKAITRWGRPATDITHLIVSTNSEARSPGAELGLATLLGLRPDVCRTVLQLNGCAAGCTALRLAKDLAENNRGARVLVVCVELTITTFRAPHEGDSFGTLIPQALFGDGAGAVVVGADATHPGERPLFEMVSASQALVPGSEKQLNVRLGEGGIDIDIAFNLPKFVAQNIERCLLDASGALAVNGVEGKWNDLFWAVHPGSRGILDRVESALGLEPRKLAPSRTVVSDYGNMLSATVIFVLEELRRRMDEEGDKAAEWGMLVGFGPGFTVETMVLHATK, encoded by the exons ATGGCAACCACACTAGCCACACTACGTGAGATCCGGCGTGCGCAGCGTGCTGATGGCCCAGCAGCCATGCTCGCTATTGGCACCGCAAATCCAACAAACTGCGTGCTTCAGGAGGAGTTTCCCGACTACTATTTTCGTGTCACAAACAAGGAGCACCTCACCGACCTCAAAGAAACATTCAAGAAACTAT GTCGGATCACGGGGCTGGAGAAACGTTTCTTTCACCACACGGAGGCAGTGCTCAATGCCCACCCGGGCTTGCTTGACGGGACGTCCTCGGCCTTGGACGCGCGGCTCGACATCGTCGCCAAGGCTGCTCCAGAGCTCgccgcgtcggccgccgccaAGGCCATCACGAGATGGGGCCGCCCGGCCACCGACATCACCCACCTCATCGTCAGCACCAACTCCGAAGCCCGCTCACCGGGCGCGGAACTCGGGCTGGCCACACTCCTCGGCCTCCGCCCCGATGTCTGCCGGACCGTGCTCCAGCTCAACGGCTGCGCGGCCGGCTGCACCGCCCTTCGCCTAGCCAAGGACCTCGCCGAGAACAACCGCGGCGCGCGTGTGCTCGTGGTCTGCGTCGAGCTCACCATCACCACCTTTCGAGCCCCCCACGAAGGGGACAGCTTTGGCACCCTCATCCCGCAGGCGCTgttcggcgacggcgcgggTGCAGTCGTCGTTGGTGCCGACGCCACGCACCCCGGCGAGCGCCCGCTCTTTGAGATGGTGTCCGCGTCGCAGGCCCTGGTGCCGGGGTCGGAGAAGCAGCTCAACGTGCGACTCGGGGAAGGCGGTATCGACATCGACATCGCCTTCAACCTGCCGAAGTTCGTCGCGCAGAATATCGAGCGCTGCCTACTTGATGCGTCTGGTGCGCTGGCCGTTAATGGCGTCGAGGGGAAGTGGAACGACCTCTTCTGGGCAGTCCATCCGGGCAGCCGCGGAATTCTGGACCGCGTCGAGTCGGCTCTTGGATTGGAGCCCAGGAAGCTAGCACCGAGCCGAACTGTGGTGAGTGACTACGGAAACATGCTCTCCGCGACGGTGATATTCGTACTCGAGGAGCTGCGCCGGCGAATGGACGAGGAAGGCGATAAGGCTGCAGAGTGGGGGATGCTGGTGGGCTTTGGACCGGGATTCACTGTCGAGACCATGGTGCTGCACGCTACAAAGTAA
- the LOC120664885 gene encoding bisdemethoxycurcumin synthase-like isoform X2, translated as MATTLATLREIRRAQRADGPAAMLAIGTANPTNCVLQEEFPDYYFRVTNKEHLTDLKETFKKLCRITGLEKRFFHHTEAVLNAHPGLLDGTSSALDARLDIVAKAAPELAASAAAKAITRWGRPATDITHLIVSTNSEARSPGAELGLATLLGLRPDVCRTVLQLNGCAAGCTALRLAKDLAENNRGARVLVVCVELTITTFRAPHEGDSFGTLIPQALFGDGAGAVVVGADATHPGERPLFEMVSASQALVPGSEKQLNVRLGEGGIDIDIAFNLPKFVAQNIERCLLDASGALAVNGVESALGLEPRKLAPSRTVVSDYGNMLSATVIFVLEELRRRMDEEGDKAAEWGMLVGFGPGFTVETMVLHATK; from the exons ATGGCAACCACACTAGCCACACTACGTGAGATCCGGCGTGCGCAGCGTGCTGATGGCCCAGCAGCCATGCTCGCTATTGGCACCGCAAATCCAACAAACTGCGTGCTTCAGGAGGAGTTTCCCGACTACTATTTTCGTGTCACAAACAAGGAGCACCTCACCGACCTCAAAGAAACATTCAAGAAACTAT GTCGGATCACGGGGCTGGAGAAACGTTTCTTTCACCACACGGAGGCAGTGCTCAATGCCCACCCGGGCTTGCTTGACGGGACGTCCTCGGCCTTGGACGCGCGGCTCGACATCGTCGCCAAGGCTGCTCCAGAGCTCgccgcgtcggccgccgccaAGGCCATCACGAGATGGGGCCGCCCGGCCACCGACATCACCCACCTCATCGTCAGCACCAACTCCGAAGCCCGCTCACCGGGCGCGGAACTCGGGCTGGCCACACTCCTCGGCCTCCGCCCCGATGTCTGCCGGACCGTGCTCCAGCTCAACGGCTGCGCGGCCGGCTGCACCGCCCTTCGCCTAGCCAAGGACCTCGCCGAGAACAACCGCGGCGCGCGTGTGCTCGTGGTCTGCGTCGAGCTCACCATCACCACCTTTCGAGCCCCCCACGAAGGGGACAGCTTTGGCACCCTCATCCCGCAGGCGCTgttcggcgacggcgcgggTGCAGTCGTCGTTGGTGCCGACGCCACGCACCCCGGCGAGCGCCCGCTCTTTGAGATGGTGTCCGCGTCGCAGGCCCTGGTGCCGGGGTCGGAGAAGCAGCTCAACGTGCGACTCGGGGAAGGCGGTATCGACATCGACATCGCCTTCAACCTGCCGAAGTTCGTCGCGCAGAATATCGAGCGCTGCCTACTTGATGCGTCTGGTGCGCTGGCCGTTAATGGCGTCGAG TCGGCTCTTGGATTGGAGCCCAGGAAGCTAGCACCGAGCCGAACTGTGGTGAGTGACTACGGAAACATGCTCTCCGCGACGGTGATATTCGTACTCGAGGAGCTGCGCCGGCGAATGGACGAGGAAGGCGATAAGGCTGCAGAGTGGGGGATGCTGGTGGGCTTTGGACCGGGATTCACTGTCGAGACCATGGTGCTGCACGCTACAAAGTAA
- the LOC120664897 gene encoding bisdemethoxycurcumin synthase-like, with the protein MATTLATLREIRRAQRADGPAAMLAIGTANPTNCVLQEEFPDYYFRVTNKEHLTDLKETFKKLCRITGLEKRFFHHTEAVLNAHPGLLDGTSSALDARLDIVAKAAPELAASAAAKAITRWGRPATDITHLIVSTNSEARSPGADLGLATLLGLRPDVCRTVLQLNGCAAGCTALRLAKDLAENNRGARVLVVCVELTITTFRAPHEGDSFGTLIPQALFGDGAGAVVVGADATHPDERPLFEMVSASQALVPGSEKQLNVRLGEGGIDIDIAFNLPKFVAQNIERCLLDASGALAVNGVEGKWNDLFWAVHPGSRGILDRVESALGLEPRKLAPSRTVVSDYGNMLSATVIFVLEELRRRMDEEGDKAAEWGMLVGFGPGFTVETMVLHATK; encoded by the exons ATGGCAACCACACTAGCCACACTACGTGAGATCCGGCGTGCGCAGCGTGCTGATGGCCCAGCAGCCATGCTCGCTATTGGCACCGCAAATCCAACAAACTGCGTGCTTCAGGAGGAGTTTCCCGACTACTATTTTCGTGTCACAAACAAGGAGCACCTCACCGACCTCAAAGAAACATTCAAGAAACTAT GTCGGATCACGGGGCTGGAGAAACGTTTCTTTCACCACACGGAGGCAGTGCTCAATGCCCACCCGGGCTTGCTTGACGGGACGTCCTCGGCCTTGGACGCGCGGCTCGACATCGTCGCCAAGGCTGCTCCAGAGCTCgccgcgtcggccgccgccaAGGCCATCACGAGATGGGGCCGCCCGGCCACCGACATCACCCACCTCATCGTCAGCACCAACTCCGAAGCCCGCTCACCAGGCGCGGACCTCGGGCTGGCCACACTCCTCGGCCTCCGCCCCGATGTCTGCCGGACCGTGCTCCAGCTCAACGGCTGCGCGGCCGGCTGCACCGCCCTTCGCCTGGCCAAGGACCTCGCCGAGAACAACCGCGGCGCACGTGTGCTCGTGGTCTGCGTCGAGCTCACCATCACCACCTTTCGGGCCCCCCACGAAGGGGACAGCTTTGGCACCCTCATCCCGCAGGCGCTgttcggcgacggcgcgggTGCAGTCGTCGTTGGTGCCGACGCCACGCACCCCGACGAGCGCCCGCTCTTTGAGATGGTGTCCGCGTCGCAGGCCCTGGTGCCGGGGTCGGAGAAGCAGCTCAACGTGCGACTCGGGGAAGGCGGTATCGACATCGACATCGCCTTCAACCTGCCGAAGTTCGTCGCGCAGAATATCGAGCGCTGCCTACTTGATGCGTCTGGTGCGCTGGCCGTTAATGGCGTCGAGGGGAAGTGGAACGACCTCTTCTGGGCAGTCCATCCGGGCAGCCGCGGAATTCTGGACCGTGTCGAGTCGGCTCTTGGATTGGAGCCCAGGAAGCTAGCACCGAGCCGAACTGTGGTGAGTGACTACGGAAACATGCTCTCCGCGACGGTGATATTCGTACTCGAGGAGCTGCGCCGGCGAATGGACGAGGAAGGCGATAAGGCTGCAGAGTGGGGGATGCTGGTGGGCTTTGGACCGGGATTCACTGTCGAGACCATGGTGCTGCACGCTACAAAATAA